The genomic segment AACTGGGCGATGGTCACCGGTACGTCGGCCTGCTGCATCATGACGGCAGCCAGCATGATCTTCTCGGTCTCGGTACCCTGCCGTTCCCGCACCACGTCGCGCAGCTCGTCGCGGACGCTGCTGTCCGAGATCATGGGCCCCTCGAGCAGTTCGATGTCATCACGCACCCACGCCGTGATTGCCGCAGCCTTCTCGTGCTCGGTCTTCTTGCCGGTCGTGATGGCCGACAGGGTGATGTCGAGTCCGTCGGTGTCCTCGGCCAGAGCAGCGACCCCGGCGGCGGTCTGGGCGGCGAAGTTGTTCCAGCCGGTCATGTCCAACCAACCCGCCTGCACGAAACCGGACTCCTCAGGGTCGACGTACAGCTCCTCGAGCAACAATGCCACGTGGGGATAGTCCTCGGGGAACGGCCGGCGCCGGGGCGGATCTTCGTAGGCTGCGCGTGCCCGCGCGTTGATCTTCACGGTCATCGGGCGTCCGTCGCGGCTGTCCTGTTCCTTGATCTGCAGCTCGTCGGCCTCGATGCCGTGCCAGTGCGGCTCGTAGGCGAACTGGTCGGCGCCATCCACACCGATCGCCATGTACACGGTCGGAAAGAGGTCGGCCGCCCGCTCGACCACGGCCATGTAGGGGCCTTGCCGGGAGATGATCGTCGAGTACCCGATGACATCGCCCTCTTCCACCACGCCCCAATCGATCTCCGCTCGGTCGATCCCGACGCCCTCGGGCCCTTCTTCGAACTCGACGGTCGGGCGACTCACGATCGTTCCGTTGCGCCAGACGAAGGCACTTGCGGTCTCGACGCGATCGGCATCACCAACGGGGGGTGCGGTGAAACGCTCGGGCAGAGCATTGAAGTCACGCACCATGATCATGCGATTCCTGCACATCTTGTGCATCGGGTCGTCGAAGGTGGTCAGCGTCTGGGCGTAGAGGATCACGGCGGCGGCACCGGTGCCGCCGGGCACCTGGTCGACGAAGGGCAGCAGACGCTGGGCCAACCCATCGATCTGCTCGTCGGTGCGTTCGGCAACCGCCCAACTCGACTGGGCGAGACCGTCGGCGGGCGCCAGGACGCCGAGAGCCCACACGGTCAGGGCGACGGAGAAGATCACTCTGCGGGACATGAGCGGGTCCTTTCGGGAGCGTTTTCAGTCGGACTCGTTCTCGAATTCGGGCGCGGGCCCGGTCTCGCGGACCACGGCCCGGTGAACGGCCGAAGGCAGAGGCACCGAGACACAGTGCAACGCACCCCTGCGTTCGACGAGGGAGCGTGCATCGATACCGACCACGGTACGATCCGGGAACCAACCCCGATAGGCCTCCAGGGCATCGCGATCGAATCGGTCGGCGACATCCGGGTACGTCGGCACCAGCACCACGTCGTCGACCATGGCCACGTTGGTATAGGTGCGCCACACACCGTCCCGGGGCGCAGGAGTGTCGATCCGCACGACACGCAGCGACCCTTGCCGGGTCCGGGTCCCCTCGAGACGGGCCGCAATGCGATCGAGACGCTCCGCGTTCACGGGGGCGGCGTCGGGATCCAGGCGGGCCACGACCAGCCGATCGGCTCCGAGGAAGGCCAGGAACATGTCGAGGTGACCGGTCGGTTCACCGCGTAGGGGGAGGACGATCTCGGCGCGGTCGAAGGGAACGGCCTCGCGCAATCGGCGCCGGACCTCGGTCGGCTCGATCCCGTCTCGCGCGACGTTC from the Candidatus Krumholzibacteriia bacterium genome contains:
- a CDS encoding agmatine deiminase family protein codes for the protein MITLLLLLTMMASAPAFRVPADHERNSALLIGASQMMFHHEQVLLDLARALQGEAPVYGLVANPSQADHLRELLVDHGLPPDAVRPVEVPVQSMWLRDYGPLFVDGRDGGVAIVDPRYPVTERNPDDDRVPSALAEKWAVPLIEVPLWLDGGHVVSNGQGLMLVSNALINQNVARDGIEPTEVRRRLREAVPFDRAEIVLPLRGEPTGHLDMFLAFLGADRLVVARLDPDAAPVNAERLDRIAARLEGTRTRQGSLRVVRIDTPAPRDGVWRTYTNVAMVDDVVLVPTYPDVADRFDRDALEAYRGWFPDRTVVGIDARSLVERRGALHCVSVPLPSAVHRAVVRETGPAPEFENESD